In one window of Musa acuminata AAA Group cultivar baxijiao chromosome BXJ3-2, Cavendish_Baxijiao_AAA, whole genome shotgun sequence DNA:
- the LOC135630826 gene encoding protein ROH1D-like, giving the protein MHATGLYSSSLSRDQVRVMDAGASKQQEMLLLDFQRCVADLCVDLSDAAAPGARDFLSLSWVRRLLDAFLMCHAEFRALLQESRTLVARSPLDRLVADFSDRAVKALDICNAARDGIDQIRRWRTHLEIVVAALGPDAGTSRHGISEGQLRRARKALADLADLMLDDQDAGAALTRRHRSFGRSGSSFSLPKSGRHLSSLRSLSWSASRPWSASRLLQAIGSNVAAPRSHEVVATAGFAVPVYTMSAVLFLTMRALVAAIPCQDRGLQAHFSVPRTFAWGVPMTSLHERMMEESRKDRKSRAGLLKEIQQIERCTNRLTEQIESIRLPMSAEEEKGLRQRVEELAQVCEALQEGLDPLERQVREVFLRIVRSRTAGLDCLSRAAQ; this is encoded by the coding sequence ATGCACGCGACGGGCTTATACTCCTCTTCCCTCAGCCGCGACCAGGTTCGCGTCATGGACGCCGGCGCTAGCAAGCAGCAGGAGATGTTGCTGCTCGACTTCCAGCGTTGCGTCGCCGACCTCTGCGTCGACCTCTCCGACGCGGCCGCGCCCGGCGCCCGCGACTTCCTCTCCCTCTCATGGGTCCGCAGGCTCCTCGACGCCTTCCTCATGTGCCACGCGGAGTTCCGGGCTCTTCTCCAGGAAAGCCGCACGCTCGTCGCAAGATCGCCACTCGACCGTCTCGTCGCGGACTTCTCCGACCGCGCCGTCAAGGCCCTCGACATATGCAACGCCGCCCGCGACGGTATTGATCAGATCCGCCGCTGGCGAACCCATCTCGAGATCGTGGTCGCAGCGCTAGGCCCAGACGCCGGCACCTCACGCCACGGGATCAGCGAGGGCCAGCTACGCCGCGCCCGGAAGGCCCTGGCCGACCTCGCCGACCTCATGCTCGACGACCAGGACGCCGGCGCCGCTCTCACCCGCCGCCACCGCTCCTTCGGCCGCAGCGGATCGTCTTTCTCTTTGCCGAAAAGCGgccgccacctctccagcctccgCTCCCTCTCCTGGAGCGCGTCCCGCCCGTGGTCAGCGTCGCGTTTGCTGCAGGCCATCGGGAGCAACGTTGCCGCGCCCCGCAGCCACGAGGTGGTCGCCACCGCGGGGTTCGCGGTGCCCGTGTACACTATGAGCGCGGTGCTCTTCCTAACGATGCGGGCCCTGGTGGCGGCGATCCCCTGCCAGGACCGCGGCCTCCAGGCCCACTTCTCGGTCCCGCGGACCTTCGCGTGGGGGGTGCCCATGACGTCGCTCCACGAGCGGATGATGGAGGAGTCGAGGAAGGACAGGAAGAGCCGGGCGGGCCTGCTGAAGGAGATCCAGCAGATAGAGAGGTGCACGAACCGATTGACGGAGCAGATAGAGAGCATTCGATTGCCGATGTCGGCGGAGGAGGAAAAGGGGCTGCGGCAGAGGGTGGAGGAGTTGGCGCAGGTCTGCGAGGCTCTTCAGGAAGGGCTCGATCCTTTGGAGCGCCAAGTAAGGGAGGTATTCCTTCGGATCGTGCGCAGCCGAACCGCAGGCCTCGATTGCTTGTCACGAGCCGCCCAATGA
- the LOC135631261 gene encoding COP9 signalosome complex subunit 8-like, translating to MDLSPIQNAVASGSYATIADACDELMLQVASRGIAYQEDWPFTVHLLGHIFANDLNSARFLWKSIPQGFKESKPELVAAWRIGQCLWTRDYAGVYDAIRGFEWSPEVAGLVTAFSENYTKKMFQLLSSAYSTIGVADVAHFLGMNEDEATNYALQHGWTLDSSSKMLTVKKPKIITEQKLDPSKLQRLTEYVFHLEH from the exons ATGGATCTGTCGCCAATCCAAAACGCCGTGGCCTCTGGATCCTACGCCACGATCGCTGATGCCTGCGACGAGCTGATGCTACAG GTTGCCTCGCGGGGGATCGCCTACCAAGAGGACTGGCCCTTCACGGTCCATCTTCTGGGCCACATATTTGCGAACGATCT GAACAGCGCGAGGTTTTTGTGGAAATCGATACCCCAGGGGTTCAAGGAGAGCAAACCAGAGCTCGTGGCTGCTTGGAGGATCGGGCAGTGCCTTTGGACTCGTGATTACGCTGGGGTTTATGATGCAATTCGTGGGTTCGAGTGGAGCCCTGAAGTCGCCGGCTTGGTTACTGCCTTCTCAG AGAACTATACCAAGAAGATGTTTCAGCTATTAAGTTCAGCATATTCCACAATTGGGGTTGCTGATGTCGCTCATTTTTTGGGAATGAACGAGGATGAAGCCACAAATT ATGCATTGCAGCATGGGTGGACATTGGATTCGTCATCTAAGATGCTGACTGTGAAGAAGCCCAAGATCATCACCGAGCAGAAATTAGATCCCAGCAAATTACAGCGTTTAACAGAATATGTTTTCCATCTGGAGCACTAA
- the LOC135630827 gene encoding bZIP transcription factor 12-like, producing MASPRVMASPSSSASSDVARQSSAYASAASCDQTEALGSVSMDHLLRGFCAQPPFPLPLPRNAAGTTADVVWEIPDGAGSGYEDAAAGADGEVTLEEFLARTGAVREEDVGVSTGFVVDPAIGGRFCQQEQQLPLENPMLGFGSALESGGRRARKRVVLDDPVDKVVLRRQKRMIKNRESAARSRERKQAYTVELESLVTRLEEENVTLVREQEEQHKMRFQQLMVNIIPVNESRKPLPVLRRTHSMQW from the exons ATGGCGTCGCCACGGGTGATGGCGTCGCCCTCGTCGTCCGCGAGCTCCGACGTTGCCCGCCAATCTTCCGCGTATGCCTCCGCCGCATCGTGCGACCAGACTGAGGCCCTCGGATCCGTGAGCATGGACCACCTCCTCCGCGGTTTCTGCGCCCAGCCGCCGTTCCCCCTGCCCCTGCCTAGGAACGCCGCTGGCACGACGGCGGATGTGGTTTGGGAGATCCCCGACGGGGCTGGATCGGGGTACGAGGACGCGGCGGCGGGGGCAGACGGGGAGGTGACCCTCGAGGAGTTCTTGGCGAGGACTGGCGCAGTGAGGGAGGAGGACGTCGGGGTTTCGACAGGGTTCGTGGTGGATCCGGCGATCGGTGGGCGGTTTTGTCAGCAGGAGCAGCAGTTGCCGCTGGAGAATCCGATGCTCGGGTTTGGGAGTGCCTTGGAGAGTGGAGGGCGGAGAGCGAGGAAGAGAGTGGTGTTGGATGATCCAGTGGATAAAGTGGTGCTGCGGAGGCAGAAGAGGATGATCAAGAACAGGGAGTCGGCTGCGAGGTCGAGAGAGAGGAAACAG GCTTACACTGTAGAGCTTGAGTCTCTGGTGACACGGTTGGAGGAGGAAAACGTTACGCTCGTAAGAGAACAG GAGGAGCAGCACAAGATGAGATTTCAGCAG CTTATGGTGAATATTATCCCAGTTAATGAGAGCAGGAAACCACTGCCTGTTCTCCGAAGGACTCATTCCATGCAGTggtag